Proteins encoded in a region of the uncultured Paludibaculum sp. genome:
- a CDS encoding glycosyltransferase family 4 protein: MKVLQIIDTLGLGGAETLISNLCPRLVRLGVESSVMCLTSRRSDLAQKLERAGIQVLYSPWSSPYCPLQPLFIASHLRQTHFDLVHVHLFPAQLWTIFGARLVRWEVPLVTTEHSTWNRRRRLPLRRVDRWMYSAYTRVACIGSTTELALRDWLGPMPLRTTIIQNGIDLTAFAAATERQSALADPNPVCRILCVASLTERKDHATLLRAISQLPGAELHLVGSGPLRGALERLTANLRITDRVHFLGERLDIAELLAGADIYVQPSRWEGFGIAALEAMATGLPVVASNVPGLREVVGDAGVLFEPGSDSELRDRLDHLMSSSSARHDLGSRARVRAHHFSVDMTAAAYHSMYSSVVNQGEHFKARPEVYPV; this comes from the coding sequence ATGAAGGTCCTCCAAATCATCGACACCCTGGGCCTCGGAGGGGCGGAGACACTGATAAGCAATCTATGTCCCCGACTTGTGCGGCTAGGAGTCGAATCCTCTGTGATGTGCCTGACCAGCAGGCGATCGGACTTGGCGCAGAAGCTTGAGCGCGCCGGCATTCAGGTGCTCTATTCCCCCTGGAGTTCGCCGTATTGCCCACTCCAGCCGCTGTTCATCGCAAGCCATCTGCGCCAAACGCACTTCGATCTCGTTCATGTACACCTCTTCCCCGCCCAACTATGGACGATCTTTGGCGCGCGCCTCGTCCGATGGGAGGTGCCCCTTGTGACCACCGAGCACAGCACCTGGAATCGCCGCCGACGCTTGCCGCTGCGACGTGTGGACCGCTGGATGTATTCTGCGTACACTCGAGTAGCTTGTATTGGAAGTACCACCGAACTGGCTCTGCGGGACTGGCTCGGCCCGATGCCGCTGCGGACGACGATCATCCAGAACGGTATAGACTTAACAGCATTTGCCGCGGCAACCGAACGCCAGTCAGCTCTTGCCGACCCCAATCCGGTATGCCGGATACTCTGCGTCGCCAGCCTGACGGAGCGCAAAGATCATGCCACGCTTCTCCGTGCCATCAGTCAGTTGCCAGGTGCTGAACTTCATTTAGTTGGAAGCGGCCCACTGAGAGGCGCCTTGGAGCGGCTCACGGCGAATCTCAGAATCACAGATCGTGTTCACTTTCTCGGAGAGCGGTTGGACATCGCCGAATTGTTGGCAGGCGCAGACATCTACGTGCAGCCTTCGCGATGGGAGGGGTTCGGCATCGCGGCGCTGGAGGCAATGGCGACGGGACTTCCAGTTGTGGCCAGCAACGTTCCGGGACTCCGTGAAGTGGTAGGGGATGCTGGTGTTCTGTTCGAGCCCGGCTCTGACAGCGAGCTGAGAGATCGGCTTGATCATCTGATGTCATCTAGCTCCGCTCGGCATGATCTCGGAAGCCGAGCGCGCGTCAGAGCTCATCACTTCTCGGTCGATATGACCGCAGCCGCCTACCATTCCATGTACAGCTCAGTTGTGAATCAGGGAGAGCACTTCAAAGCACGGCCCGAAGTATATCCCGTCTGA
- a CDS encoding oligosaccharide flippase family protein produces the protein MTTSNTPSDTLPERTTSIPDVGVLGRWVGWAAACSILLQITTITCAVIAARLLGIADFGRFSIAQSTAVMFLGVAGSGLGITATRYTARLEKTDPRRLGAILGVAHLVALVAAVVAGALLLLFSRSIAIHAYGRLDLEPCLRLTTPYLFFSALNAYQMGALVGLGAFRQMATVTALQFFVGVALTTSLTVSAGVNGAIIGASGAALANWLHCHRVLATMLRSRGIRLTYSTSSHDLRVLWEFALPAAVSSVLGTACMWLVGAMLVKQTNNVNEAAIFVAAGTLRQVIVFAPAIVQKVFAVPLSQMFGRINQADYRRFHFRQAAWNLLAAAAIAGVVWTGRGLVMRLFGRQFSDDGNVCAFVVVFAVLEAYAISAYQAIPATGRMWWQVAVIVLWCGILTSGAKEFVTAGGASGLAKAYCLAWLSSAVAYTLVSKYLLRNAPVVPAVVNA, from the coding sequence ATGACAACGAGCAATACTCCATCGGACACGTTACCTGAGCGAACCACAAGCATTCCGGATGTTGGGGTGCTTGGGCGCTGGGTCGGCTGGGCGGCTGCATGCAGCATCTTGTTGCAGATAACAACGATCACATGTGCTGTCATCGCGGCCCGACTGCTGGGAATTGCGGACTTTGGTCGATTTAGCATTGCACAAAGCACCGCAGTCATGTTTCTGGGAGTTGCAGGAAGCGGCCTCGGGATCACCGCAACGCGATATACAGCGCGACTGGAGAAGACTGACCCACGTAGGCTCGGCGCCATCCTGGGGGTTGCACATCTAGTGGCACTCGTCGCCGCAGTCGTAGCTGGAGCCCTACTGCTGCTATTCAGCCGATCGATCGCAATCCATGCGTACGGACGTCTTGATCTGGAACCCTGCCTGAGATTGACGACTCCCTATCTGTTTTTTTCCGCCCTGAATGCTTACCAAATGGGAGCGCTGGTCGGGTTAGGAGCATTCAGGCAAATGGCCACGGTCACAGCCCTGCAGTTCTTCGTGGGCGTAGCGCTGACAACGAGCCTGACGGTGTCTGCCGGTGTCAACGGCGCAATCATCGGGGCAAGTGGCGCGGCTCTCGCTAATTGGCTTCATTGCCACAGAGTACTCGCCACTATGCTTCGTTCGCGGGGCATCAGGTTGACTTACAGCACTTCATCCCATGATCTCCGAGTCCTCTGGGAGTTCGCTCTTCCCGCTGCGGTGTCCAGTGTGCTCGGCACGGCATGTATGTGGCTTGTCGGAGCAATGCTCGTCAAGCAGACGAATAATGTCAACGAGGCAGCCATCTTTGTGGCAGCCGGCACACTAAGGCAAGTAATCGTTTTTGCGCCGGCAATCGTCCAGAAAGTGTTCGCCGTCCCACTCAGTCAGATGTTCGGACGAATCAACCAGGCCGACTACCGTCGATTTCACTTTCGGCAAGCCGCGTGGAACCTCCTTGCTGCCGCGGCGATTGCTGGCGTCGTCTGGACCGGTCGCGGCCTCGTGATGAGGCTCTTTGGCCGTCAATTCTCAGACGATGGCAACGTATGCGCGTTCGTCGTCGTCTTCGCTGTACTCGAGGCTTATGCCATATCCGCGTATCAGGCTATTCCCGCAACCGGCCGTATGTGGTGGCAAGTCGCGGTGATCGTTCTATGGTGTGGAATCCTCACTTCTGGCGCGAAAGAGTTTGTGACCGCTGGAGGTGCATCGGGACTGGCGAAGGCATATTGTCTAGCTTGGTTGAGCTCGGCCGTAGCGTACACTCTGGTCTCGAAGTACCTCCTTCGCAACGCCCCTGTCGTCCCTGCCGTCGTGAACGCATAG
- a CDS encoding DegT/DnrJ/EryC1/StrS family aminotransferase has translation MITKTAARRDNNHRPWICHISARKAFESVLKATSCVDGGVLLPAYVGWSANEGSGVFDPVAALGLSYSFYRLTDRLEIDLSSLRHALDNGHVRVVVLIHYFGHVDRFYEEAVHLARARGALVVEDEAHALLSDLQGGICGRLGDFAIYSLHKLLPLRRGGAVIVNTRAMDFFDRFEEGIQLDVPWYDFDLKVISERRVTNAVFLDELVRQTVPEVEPLWGKPRSGEVPQTYPVLVRPGTRDSLYHSMNQRGFGVVSLYHTLIEQLSAHQYGDAHQVSARILNLPVHQDISEAELEAMVGELRHQVREPHVIA, from the coding sequence ATGATCACGAAGACAGCGGCGCGTCGCGACAATAACCACCGGCCGTGGATCTGTCATATCAGCGCTCGCAAAGCCTTCGAGTCGGTACTGAAGGCGACAAGCTGCGTCGACGGTGGTGTGTTGCTGCCCGCCTACGTAGGCTGGTCGGCCAATGAGGGATCGGGCGTGTTCGATCCAGTTGCGGCACTTGGTTTGTCGTACTCGTTTTACAGACTAACCGACCGGCTGGAGATTGATCTCTCGTCTCTCCGCCATGCCCTTGACAACGGTCATGTCAGAGTAGTCGTGCTCATCCATTACTTCGGCCACGTAGACCGGTTCTACGAGGAGGCGGTGCACCTGGCAAGGGCTCGTGGCGCGTTGGTTGTGGAAGATGAAGCGCACGCTCTGCTGTCCGATCTGCAAGGTGGCATTTGTGGGCGCCTGGGCGATTTCGCGATCTACTCCCTCCACAAGCTACTTCCTCTCCGGCGCGGAGGGGCGGTCATAGTAAACACTCGGGCGATGGATTTCTTCGATAGATTCGAGGAAGGAATTCAACTGGACGTTCCATGGTATGACTTCGATCTCAAGGTAATCTCAGAGCGGCGCGTAACCAATGCCGTCTTTCTCGACGAACTGGTCCGCCAGACAGTGCCGGAGGTCGAGCCACTATGGGGCAAGCCGCGCAGCGGCGAGGTGCCACAGACCTACCCTGTCCTGGTTAGGCCAGGGACGAGGGATTCCCTCTATCATTCAATGAATCAGCGTGGGTTTGGCGTTGTATCGCTCTACCACACTCTCATTGAGCAACTCAGCGCGCATCAGTACGGCGATGCACATCAGGTGTCGGCGAGAATCCTCAATTTGCCGGTTCATCAAGATATCTCTGAAGCGGAACTGGAGGCCATGGTAGGCGAGTTGCGTCATCAGGTGAGAGAGCCCCATGTCATTGCCTGA
- a CDS encoding glycosyltransferase family 2 protein — MNPLAPQSSVLRESSEHSSIGKCESSWGDRRRFSVVIPTHNRAALLARAIDSVYATGERNVDIVVVDDASSDETRQMLRERYPNVKCLQLSRNSGPGVARNLGIQSATTPWVLLLDDDDLLDQRAFSIVNSGLDTLSELHRYPVVQFARSNGRIGRCFSIIRLEDYFRGEIAGDFTSIIQVERFLESNLQFPSSRVGAEHLLWFHIAREFGIPTWRSCIAQLTDDAPVRLCSTASQLVRAAEYADMIDETLRRYGVEMKSVAPTYYSKKMVGAFTYRLLAGDRRQALIGLNRNSSHGRVFRWALTVMSAIPSSLLRSAFITYRKNT, encoded by the coding sequence ATGAACCCTCTAGCCCCGCAGTCCAGCGTCCTTCGGGAATCCAGTGAGCACTCCTCAATCGGCAAATGCGAATCCAGTTGGGGAGATCGCCGCAGGTTCTCTGTAGTCATCCCCACGCACAACCGTGCCGCCCTTCTCGCGCGCGCCATTGACTCCGTCTATGCGACAGGCGAACGCAATGTTGACATCGTAGTGGTGGACGACGCATCCAGTGACGAAACACGGCAAATGCTGCGGGAACGATACCCCAACGTGAAGTGCCTGCAATTGTCACGAAACTCCGGCCCTGGCGTCGCCAGGAACCTCGGAATTCAGAGTGCGACTACACCATGGGTGCTTCTGCTGGATGACGACGACCTGCTTGACCAGAGGGCCTTTTCAATCGTCAACTCTGGTTTGGATACACTCAGCGAACTTCACCGATATCCCGTTGTTCAGTTCGCGCGGAGTAATGGTCGAATTGGCAGGTGCTTTAGCATTATTCGGCTTGAGGACTACTTTCGAGGCGAGATTGCAGGTGATTTCACCTCGATTATTCAGGTCGAGCGTTTCCTGGAATCTAATCTGCAGTTTCCCAGCTCACGAGTCGGTGCGGAACACCTTCTGTGGTTTCACATTGCGCGCGAGTTCGGTATCCCGACTTGGCGATCGTGCATCGCTCAGTTGACAGACGATGCTCCGGTCCGCCTCTGCTCGACTGCGTCGCAATTGGTGCGGGCAGCAGAATATGCAGACATGATAGACGAGACCCTCCGCCGCTATGGTGTGGAAATGAAATCAGTCGCTCCGACCTACTACAGCAAGAAGATGGTAGGCGCGTTCACCTACCGGTTGCTGGCCGGTGATCGACGGCAAGCATTGATTGGCCTCAACCGCAACTCAAGTCACGGGAGGGTCTTTCGATGGGCGCTGACCGTGATGTCGGCGATTCCATCCTCACTTCTAAGATCTGCGTTCATCACCTACCGAAAGAATACTTGA
- a CDS encoding glycosyltransferase, producing MFLQRHRLPADALVVGFVGRIVRDKGLVELATAWKKIRDRYPLLYLAVAGEVEPQDPVPAEIIAMLAEDSRVRLLGWIDDMRSFYASSDILVLPSYREGFPNCSLEASAMEVPVVSTLVPGCVDAVVNGTTGLLVPPRDADALGAAIERYVMDPKLRHLHGRAGRLRVIREFQPLPIFQDVYRHYCELLAECGLRVPMTTAAGPPTLADSSCQDSAAIR from the coding sequence ATGTTCTTGCAGAGGCACCGTCTCCCGGCGGATGCGCTGGTTGTGGGGTTCGTTGGCCGCATCGTCAGGGACAAAGGACTGGTCGAACTAGCGACGGCCTGGAAGAAGATAAGAGATCGGTACCCTTTGCTGTATCTCGCCGTGGCCGGCGAGGTAGAGCCTCAAGATCCCGTTCCGGCTGAGATCATTGCAATGCTCGCCGAAGACTCCCGAGTCCGTTTACTGGGGTGGATTGACGACATGAGGTCCTTCTACGCCTCGTCCGACATTCTGGTTCTTCCCTCCTACCGCGAGGGATTTCCGAACTGTTCCTTGGAGGCGTCGGCCATGGAGGTGCCAGTGGTCTCCACTCTCGTCCCCGGATGTGTCGACGCCGTGGTCAATGGCACTACCGGGCTGCTCGTGCCCCCGCGTGACGCAGATGCACTGGGAGCGGCGATCGAGCGCTATGTCATGGATCCCAAGTTGCGGCATCTACACGGGCGGGCCGGGAGACTAAGGGTTATTCGCGAGTTTCAGCCACTTCCGATCTTCCAAGATGTTTACCGGCATTACTGTGAGCTTCTCGCCGAGTGCGGACTGCGCGTTCCCATGACGACCGCAGCGGGTCCACCAACTTTGGCAGATTCGTCCTGCCAGGACTCCGCTGCCATTCGCTGA
- a CDS encoding O-antigen ligase family protein → MATGRYGNLLNSPGSLWRAGLLAFLSSGLRLICGNAGPWHGLVFVCSIFLIAVDGSRTAYLMLCVACALAVLVLDREVRFHRALSPYRVLSVTVGSVGCVGLIAAILIAIPGLGFAERGSTLIHLAGALSWYGLHQTDGYRAEALGTVVRQIRAHPFVGLGMGTTTADSTIGPMVVHMSYLQTWADIGVAGFLAFSSLMLGAIPAAWRAIQTAVGANLRLRLDQYGGLYLLLCWALTGLFHPISTELSEWIMFIAGLALAQRSIGQVRAS, encoded by the coding sequence ATGGCCACTGGCCGATATGGGAACCTACTCAATTCCCCCGGATCGCTGTGGAGAGCCGGACTCCTGGCATTTCTTTCCAGCGGCCTACGGCTGATTTGTGGGAATGCGGGGCCGTGGCACGGCCTCGTTTTCGTCTGCAGCATATTCCTGATCGCCGTGGACGGATCAAGGACAGCGTACTTGATGCTGTGTGTCGCATGCGCATTGGCGGTCCTGGTTCTTGACCGGGAGGTTCGATTCCACCGCGCACTCTCGCCTTACCGAGTTCTTTCTGTGACTGTTGGATCAGTCGGATGCGTTGGCCTGATTGCCGCAATTCTGATCGCGATTCCGGGTCTTGGGTTCGCCGAACGAGGTTCCACCTTGATTCACCTGGCTGGGGCCTTGAGCTGGTATGGACTCCATCAGACTGATGGCTATCGAGCCGAGGCGCTCGGGACGGTCGTTAGGCAGATTCGAGCGCACCCTTTCGTGGGCCTGGGGATGGGGACTACGACGGCCGATTCGACGATAGGTCCAATGGTGGTCCATATGAGTTACCTGCAAACTTGGGCGGACATCGGCGTGGCCGGATTCCTAGCGTTTAGCAGCCTGATGCTCGGCGCCATCCCAGCGGCGTGGCGGGCGATTCAAACTGCAGTTGGAGCAAATCTGAGACTGCGGCTTGATCAGTATGGCGGTCTCTATTTGCTTTTATGCTGGGCGCTCACCGGCCTTTTTCATCCCATATCCACTGAGCTTAGTGAATGGATCATGTTTATTGCTGGTCTCGCGCTCGCCCAGCGCTCGATCGGTCAGGTTCGAGCTAGTTAG
- a CDS encoding sugar transferase, with amino-acid sequence MMPRKTPESIIAEYIDPSPQDCSSEYIRMNDASPTMRSCMKRVVDIVLAAAILSITAPLLAVCAVLVWVTMGRPVIFRQKRPGRWGKAFTLYKLRTMRDEADSNGVIRPDAQRLTKVGALLRKTSLDELPELWNVLKGEMSLVGPRPLLPEYQPYFTRTERVRFEVLPGITGLAQINGRNHASWDERLQADIWYVANQSFILDVKILYKTVAAVVRCGDVVVDPRSVMLNLDEERKGRESTD; translated from the coding sequence ATGATGCCAAGAAAAACGCCGGAGTCCATCATTGCGGAATACATTGATCCGTCGCCGCAGGATTGCTCTAGCGAGTACATAAGAATGAACGATGCGAGCCCGACAATGCGCAGTTGTATGAAGCGCGTGGTTGACATAGTCTTGGCGGCAGCCATATTGTCTATCACCGCGCCGCTATTAGCCGTTTGCGCCGTGTTGGTGTGGGTCACGATGGGACGCCCTGTCATATTTCGACAAAAGCGCCCTGGTAGATGGGGGAAGGCATTCACCCTGTACAAGTTGAGAACGATGCGGGATGAAGCCGATAGCAATGGCGTCATCCGCCCGGATGCGCAGCGGCTAACCAAAGTTGGTGCATTACTTCGCAAGACAAGTTTGGACGAATTGCCGGAATTGTGGAATGTCCTAAAAGGAGAGATGAGCCTAGTGGGGCCTCGCCCGTTGCTTCCGGAGTATCAGCCATATTTTACCCGCACTGAACGGGTTCGCTTTGAGGTGTTGCCCGGCATTACTGGCCTGGCGCAGATTAACGGTAGAAATCATGCCTCCTGGGATGAAAGACTACAGGCGGATATTTGGTATGTCGCAAACCAGAGTTTCATCCTCGATGTGAAGATCTTATACAAAACAGTTGCTGCGGTCGTGAGATGCGGAGATGTCGTCGTCGATCCTCGGTCGGTGATGCTGAATTTGGACGAAGAGCGCAAAGGAAGGGAATCGACTGACTAA
- a CDS encoding GNAT family N-acetyltransferase, whose product MSLPEFEVWDAASESDRESWIARWRSWPAREVFAHPDYLLLGVEAGERPLCATAKSGERYVLYPFYLRTIRNESGGEEFSGAYNDISSPYGYGGPFSWGVGQDEGLSVAFWQAFGAWAKSQRVVSEVVRLSLFSESLLSYDGETRAIGENVVRSLDVCGDDLWRDYEYKVRKNVKKAHTSGVRVHCDERGDRLDDFLRIYASTMSRRNASQRYQLPRNYFESLHEKLAGQFAYWHAVYNDNVISTELVLISAERVYSFLGGTDSDYFGLRPNDLLKVEIIEWARRLGKKQFVLGGGYTPNDGIYRYKLSFAPTGRVPFLLGCRVFLEDVYMELSETHRALSRAANCVGDERPSFFPAYRA is encoded by the coding sequence ATGTCATTGCCTGAATTTGAAGTGTGGGACGCCGCTTCTGAGAGCGACCGTGAATCGTGGATTGCAAGATGGAGATCTTGGCCCGCGAGGGAGGTGTTTGCGCATCCAGACTACCTTCTTCTTGGGGTGGAAGCGGGCGAGAGGCCATTGTGCGCGACGGCGAAAAGCGGCGAGCGCTATGTCCTCTATCCCTTCTACCTGAGAACGATCCGCAATGAGTCGGGCGGGGAAGAATTCTCGGGCGCCTACAACGACATTAGCTCGCCGTACGGCTATGGTGGGCCGTTCTCGTGGGGCGTGGGGCAAGACGAGGGCCTTTCGGTGGCATTCTGGCAGGCGTTCGGGGCCTGGGCAAAATCACAGAGAGTCGTCTCTGAGGTAGTTCGGCTGTCGCTCTTCTCGGAATCGCTACTTTCGTACGACGGCGAAACAAGAGCCATCGGGGAGAACGTAGTCCGGTCCCTTGATGTGTGCGGTGACGACTTGTGGCGTGACTATGAGTATAAAGTCCGGAAGAATGTGAAGAAAGCGCACACAAGTGGCGTTCGCGTGCACTGTGACGAGCGCGGCGATCGACTTGATGACTTTCTTAGGATCTACGCCTCAACAATGAGTCGCAGGAACGCCTCGCAGCGATATCAGTTGCCAAGGAATTACTTCGAGAGCCTTCACGAGAAGCTCGCTGGTCAGTTTGCGTATTGGCACGCTGTGTACAACGATAATGTCATCTCAACTGAACTAGTACTAATATCTGCCGAGCGGGTGTATTCATTTCTCGGCGGCACGGATTCGGACTATTTCGGTCTTCGGCCGAACGATCTCCTGAAAGTCGAGATCATTGAGTGGGCCCGCCGGCTCGGAAAGAAGCAGTTCGTTCTCGGAGGAGGCTACACTCCCAATGACGGAATCTATCGCTACAAACTATCGTTTGCGCCGACTGGACGTGTGCCGTTCTTACTGGGCTGCAGGGTTTTCCTTGAAGATGTTTACATGGAGCTGTCAGAAACCCACCGGGCATTGAGTCGGGCAGCCAATTGCGTCGGCGACGAACGGCCTAGTTTTTTTCCGGCGTACCGCGCCTGA
- a CDS encoding GNVR domain-containing protein: MASLLAPIRSSKRLVLTAVIVGALVGAIGAIVTPASYTATATIMPPQQTQSAAAALMGQLGPLASLAGRDIGMKNPSDVYLGILRSRTIADSLIRRFSLSNVYHSRTMTDARSELADHSRILTGQDSLIRIAVDDHDPKRASDLANGYVEELFRQNSKLATTESAQRRLFFERQMESEKNDLAAAEEALRQTQQQTGLLQVTGQVEALVGAAARLRAEIGSREVAIERLKESATPENPEVVRQYAELTALSAQLRKLESGVAARPNGSPIIPTAGVPQAGLLYVRALRDVKYHEALYEVYAKQFEAAKIDEAKEAPAIQVVDAAVIPDKKSWPPRALFVAAAAFLSGLIASLFVIARAHLSEVHPLAVDTTGARGVEHCD, encoded by the coding sequence ATGGCCAGCCTTCTCGCCCCGATACGCAGCAGTAAACGGCTCGTGCTCACGGCTGTTATCGTTGGAGCTCTGGTGGGAGCAATTGGGGCGATAGTGACGCCTGCAAGCTATACAGCCACAGCGACTATCATGCCACCCCAACAGACACAGTCGGCAGCTGCCGCGTTAATGGGGCAGTTGGGCCCTCTCGCGAGCCTGGCCGGTCGCGACATCGGCATGAAGAACCCATCGGACGTCTATCTCGGAATTCTCAGAAGTCGCACCATCGCAGACAGTCTCATTCGCAGATTTTCCCTAAGCAACGTCTACCACTCAAGAACGATGACGGACGCGCGATCCGAGCTGGCGGATCACTCGCGAATTCTTACCGGGCAAGACTCCTTAATCCGAATTGCCGTCGACGATCACGATCCCAAGCGCGCCTCCGACCTTGCCAACGGGTACGTCGAAGAGTTGTTCCGGCAGAACAGCAAGCTGGCTACCACGGAGTCGGCTCAAAGGCGGCTGTTCTTCGAGAGGCAAATGGAAAGCGAGAAGAATGATCTTGCCGCGGCTGAAGAGGCGCTTCGGCAAACACAACAGCAGACAGGGTTACTACAAGTGACTGGCCAGGTGGAAGCGCTCGTCGGAGCTGCTGCACGACTCCGGGCCGAAATCGGATCTCGTGAGGTTGCGATCGAGCGGCTGAAAGAGAGCGCTACCCCTGAGAATCCAGAGGTTGTTCGGCAGTATGCCGAGTTGACGGCGCTCTCCGCGCAGCTAAGAAAGCTGGAGAGCGGTGTTGCGGCGCGGCCTAACGGCAGCCCGATTATTCCAACTGCAGGGGTACCTCAGGCGGGTCTCTTGTATGTCAGAGCATTGAGAGACGTGAAGTACCACGAAGCCTTATACGAGGTCTATGCCAAACAGTTTGAGGCTGCGAAAATTGACGAGGCCAAAGAGGCACCGGCCATTCAGGTGGTGGATGCAGCAGTGATCCCCGACAAGAAGAGCTGGCCGCCGCGGGCTCTGTTCGTCGCTGCTGCGGCATTTCTCTCCGGACTCATTGCCAGTCTGTTCGTCATAGCCCGCGCCCATCTGAGTGAAGTGCACCCGTTGGCAGTCGATACCACCGGTGCCAGGGGCGTCGAGCATTGTGACTAG